The following coding sequences lie in one Arachis hypogaea cultivar Tifrunner chromosome 9, arahy.Tifrunner.gnm2.J5K5, whole genome shotgun sequence genomic window:
- the LOC114924420 gene encoding receptor-like protein EIX2, translating into MESLESIDFSGNQLTGEIPQSITNLNFLNKLDLSYNHLEGKIPTGTQLQSFEASDFVGNNLCGPPLLLNCTMDGEVLDDDANDNEKERKNHGVKWLFVSVAFRFIVGFWGFVGPLFIFKSWMYAYYHFLDDVWYKLQSYLEKSKYHLERCTYDQGTLNPSLSE; encoded by the exons ATGGAGTCATTGGAATCCATTGATTTCTCTGGCAACCAACTCACAGGGGAGATCCCTCAAAGCATCACAAACTTGAACTTCCTGAACAAGCTAGACTTGTCCTACAATCACTTGGAGGGCAAAATCCCAACGGGCACTCAGTTGCAAAGCTTTGAAGCATCCGATTTCGTCGGCAACAATCTATGTGGTCCACCATTGCTGCTCAACTGTACCATGGACGGGGAAGTTCTTGATGATGATGCTAATGacaatgaaaaagagagaaagaatcaTGGAGTGAAGTGGCTGTTTGTGAGTGTGGCTTTTCGATTTATAGTGGGATTTTGGGGATTTGTGGGTCCACTGTTCATATTCAAATCATGGATGTATGCCTATTACCATTTCCTTGACGATGTGTGGTACAAACTTCAATCAT ATTTGGAAAAATCCAAGTACCATCTGGAAAGATGCACTTACGATCAAGGCACTTTGAATCCCTCTTTGTCTGAGTGA